One region of Zootoca vivipara chromosome 7, rZooViv1.1, whole genome shotgun sequence genomic DNA includes:
- the LOC118089060 gene encoding U4/U6 small nuclear ribonucleoprotein Prp4-like, producing MKRLEEAWLLNEVPEATRTSQKQELHKSLRSLNNFCSQIGGDRPISYCSFSPNSKLLATACWSGLCKMWSVPDCNLIHTLRGHNTNVGAIAFHPKATISLDKKDINLASCAADGSVKLWSLETSEPVADIEGHTVRVARVAWHPSGRFLGTTCYDHSWRLWDLEAQEEILHQEGHSKGVYDIAFHVDGSLSATGGLDAFGRVWDLRTGHCIMFLEGHLKEIYGINFSPNGYHIATGSGDNTCKVWDLRQRKCIYTIPAHQNLVTGVKFEPNHGNFLLTGAYDHTAKVWTHPGSSPLKTLAGHEGKVMGLDISLDGQLIATCSYDRTFKLWVAE from the coding sequence ATGAAGCGATTGGAGGAAGCCTGGCTGCTCAATGAGGTCCCTGAGGCCACACGGACATCCCAGAAACAGGAGCTGCACAAATCTCTAAGGTCTTTGAATAATTTCTGCAGCCAAATTGGGGGCGACCGCCCTATCTCCTATTGCAGCTTCAGCCCCAACTCCAAGCTCCTGGCTACAGCTTGCTGGAGTGGTCTCTGTAAGATGTGGTCAGTGCCGGATTGTAATCTCATCCACACTTTGCGAGGGCACAACACCAACGTTGGAGCCATTGCCTTTCACCCCAAGGCAACCATCTCCCTGGACAAGAAGGACATCAACCTGGCTTCATGCGCAGCGGATGGCTCTGTCAAACTCTGGAGTCTTGAAACCAGTGAACCAGTGGCTGACATTGAGGGACACACAGTGAGAGTAGCCCGGGTGGCATGGCATCCCTCTGGCAGGTTTCTGGGCACCACCTGCTATGACCACTCTTGGCGCCTGTGGGACCTGGAGGCTCAGGAGGAGATCTTGCACCAGGAGGGGCACAGCAAAGGAGTCTACGACATCGCCTTCCATGTTGACGGCTCCCTTTCTGCCACTGGTGGCCTTGATGCATTTGGCCGCGTGTGGGATCTGCGCACGGGGCATTGTATCATGTTTTTGGAGGGTCATCTCAAGGAGATCTATGGAATCAACTTTTCCCCTAACGGGTACCACATTGCCACAGGCAGCGGCGACAACACCTGTAAAGTGTGGGATCTCCGCCAGAGAAAGTGCATCTACACCATCCCTGCCCATCAGAACCTGGTGACAGGAGTGAAGTTTGAACCAAATCATGGCAACTTCTTGCTTACCGGAGCTTACGACCACACAGCCAAGGTCTGGACGCACCCAGGCTCATCCCCGCTGAAAACCTTGGCAGGACACGAGGGCAAAGTCATGGGCTTGGACATCTCCCTGGACGGGCAGCTGATCGCCACATGCTCTTATGACAGGACTTTCAAGCTTTGGGTGGCAGAGTAG